In Arachis hypogaea cultivar Tifrunner chromosome 17, arahy.Tifrunner.gnm2.J5K5, whole genome shotgun sequence, a single window of DNA contains:
- the LOC112766777 gene encoding ATP-dependent zinc metalloprotease FTSH 12, chloroplastic, producing the protein MGLISPNPNPFLLPSPPLNPVVVPLNPNLFALTTPRCSKTLRRKLKLRASSTSAADPDGGGDGGASSWSNISRSLRRGSKRFWLKFGEMVKKETGFDLGDGNAKVGEFVGRVRDEVETSGDELGRSGTHWVSEFLDWNRWEHWKNVNSWDPKRVGVLALYIFVVACCCKGMYVIIQAPYINRQRKELTEAYMEALIPEPSPTNIRRFKKGMWRKSMPKGLKMKKLVEQPGGTLVHDTSYVGEDAWEDDQEASKEHVKQVIEDDGRLTKEEKNRLAEGLGILGEVKSAGTWRERLHKWREVLSNERLVEQSDSLNSRYVVEFDMKEVEANLRKDVAEKATSTHGARALWIAKRWWRYRPKLPYNYFLDKLDSSEVAAVVFTEDLKRLYVTMKEGFPMEFIVDIPLDPYLFDIITSSGVEVDLLQKRQIHYFMKVLIALVPGILILWLIRESVMLLHITSHRFLYKKYNQLFDMAYAENFILPVGEVGETKSMYKEVVLGGDVWDLLDELMIYMGNPMQFYERGVQFVRGVLLSGPPGTGKTLFARTLAKESGLPFVFASGAEFTDSEKSGAARINEMFTIARRNAPCFIFVDEIDAIAGRHARNDPRRRATFEALIAQLDGEKEKTGVDRLSLRQAVIFICATNRPDELDLEFVRPGRIDRRLYIGLPDAKQRVQIFGVHSSGKQLAEDVDFEKLVFRTVGFSGADIRNLVNEAAIMMVGEERAFKISQQDIVDVLDKQLLEGMGVLLTEEEQQKCEESVSVEKKRLLAVHEAGHVVLAHLFPRFDWHAFSQLLPGGKETAVSVFYPREDMIDQGYTTFGYMMMQMVVAHGGRCAEHVVYGDDITDGGSDDLEKITKIAREMVISPQNSRLGLMALTKRVGLLDRPDSPDGELIRYRWDDPQVIPANMTLEVSELFTRELTRYIEETEELAMNALMDNRHILDMVARELLEKSRITGLEVEEKMKPLSPVMFEDFVKPFQINIDEEGPLPHKDHVRYQPPDLYPAPLHRC; encoded by the exons ATGGGCCTCATCAGCCCAAATCCAAATCCATTTCTTCTTCCCTCGCCACCGCTCAATCCGGTGGTGGTCCCTTTGAACCCCAACCTCTTTGCGCTAACCACACCGCGCTGCTCCAAAACCCTCCGCAGAAAGCTCAAGCTCCGAGCATCGTCAACTTCGGCGGCTGACCCTGATGGTGGGGGCGACGGCGGGGCTTCTTCTTGGTCCAACATTTCCCGGTCGCTTCGCCGAGGCTCGAAGCGGTTTTGGTTGAAGTTCGGGGAGATGGTGAAGAAGGAGACGGGTTTTGACTTGGGAGATGGGAATGCGAAGGTGGGCGAGTTTGTGGGGCGCGTGAGGGATGAAGTGGAAACGAGTGGAGATGAATTGGGAAGGTCTGGGACTCACTGGGTTTCCGAGTTTCTTGATTGGAATCGATGGGAACACTGGAAG AATGTCAACAGTTGGGACCCTAAGCGAGTTGGTGTACTAGCTCTTTATATCTTTGTTGTGGCATGTTGTTGTAAAGGAATGTATGTCATAATTCAAGCACCTTACATAAATCGCCAAAGAAAAGAATTGACAGAAGCTTACATGGAAGCATTAATTCCGGAGCCTTCCCCAACCAACATTAGAAG ATTTAAGAAGGGCATGTGGAGGAAGTCAATGCCAAAAGGCTTGAAAATGAAGAAGCTTGTTGAACAGCCTGGTGGAACCCTTGTTCATGATACTTCGTATGTTGGAGAGGATGCATGGGAGGATGACCAAGAGGCTTCCAAGGAACATGTAAAACAAGTTATAGAGGATGATGGAAGGTTAaccaaagaagagaagaatagactAGCGGAAGGCTTGGGCATTTTAG GCGAAGTTAAATCTGCGGGCACATGGCGTGAGAGACTTCATAAATGGAGGGAAGTCCTTAGCAACGAGCGTCTTGTTGAGCAATCGGATTCCTTAAATAGTAGATATGTAGTCGAATTTGACATGAAAGAGGTTGAAGCTAATCTTCGCAAGGATGTGGCGGAAAAGGCAACATCCACACATGGAGCTAGGGCCTTGTGGATAGCTAAGAGGTGGTGGCGCTATCGTCCTAAACTTCCTTACAATTACTTTCTTGACAAACTTGATAGTTCAGAG GTAGCAGCTGTTGTTTTCActgaagatttgaaaagattgtATGTGACGATGAAAGAAGGTTTTCCAATGGAATTTATC GTTGATATCCCTCTTGATCCTTATCTGTTTGACATTATTACAAGTTCTGGAGTTGAAGTAGATCTGCTTCAGAAGCGACAAATCCACTATTTTATGAAGGTTCTGATTGCTTTAGTACCCGGAATACTGATTCTCTGGCTTATAAGGGAGTCTGTGATGCTTTTGCACATTACTTCCCATCGTTTTCTTTACAAAAAGTATAATCAACTCTTTGATATGGCATATGCTGAAAACTTCATTCTG CCTGTTGGAGAAGTTGGTGAAACAAAATCTATGTACAAGGAAGTTGTGTTGGGAGGTGATGTTTGGGATCTTCTTGATGAGTTGATGATCTATATGGGAAATCCTATGCAGTTCTACGAAAGAGGCGTGCAGTTTGTGCGG GGTGTTCTACTCTCTGGACCCCCAGGAACAGGGAAAACACTTTTTGCCAGGACACTCGCAAAGGAAAGTGGATTGCCTTTTGTTTTTGCTTCAGGTGCTGAGTTCACAGATAGTGAAAAAAGTGGAGCAGCTAGAATCAATGAAATGTTTACCATTGCTAGGAGAAAT GCACCTTGTTTTATATTTGTGGATGAAATAGATGCCATTGCCGGTAGACATGCTAGGAATGATCCACGTAGAAGGGCAACTTTTGAAGCTCTCATTGCACAGCTTGATGGGGA GAAGGAGAAAACCGGTGTTGACCGTTTATCCTTAAGGCAAGCTGTCATATTCATATGTGCCACAAATAGACCAGATGAATTAGATCTTGAATTTGTTCGTCCTGGGCGTATTGATCGTCGTCTGTACATTGGTTTGCCTGATGCCAAGCAAAGAGTCCAAATTTTTGGTGTGCATAGTTCTGGAAAGCAACTTGCAGAGgatgttgattttgaaaag CTTGTTTTCCGAACTGTTGGATTCTCGGGAGCAGATATAAGAAACCTTGTCAATGAAGCAGCAATAATGATGGTGG GTGAGGAAAGGGCATTCAAAATTTCCCAGCAGGACATTGTTGATGTATTAGATAAACAACTTCTTGAGGGCATGGGTGTGCTTCTCACTGAGGAAGAGCAACAGAAATGTGAAGAAAGT GTATCTGTTGAAAAGAAGAGACTACTTGCTGTTCATGAAGCTGGTCATGTTGTGTTAGCTCACTTATTTCCTCGGTTTGACTGGCATGCATTTTCGCAGCTCCTGCCTGGTGGTAAG GAAACAGCAGTATCTGTATTCTACCCTCGGGAAGATATGATAGACCAAGGTTATACAACCTTCGGTTACATGATGATGCAAATGGTAGTAGCACATGGTGGTCGATGTGCTGAACATGTTGTCTATGGTGATGATATAACTGATGGAGGCAGTGATGATCTTGAAAAGATAACAAAG ATTGCCAGGGAGATGGTTATCAGCCCTCAAAATTCAAGGTTGGGTTTAATGGCATTAACAAAAAGGGTTGGATTGCTCGATCGGCCAGACAGTCCAGATGGCGAGCTGATAAGATATAGg TGGGATGATCCTCAGGTAATTCCTGCAAATATGACACTAGAGGTATCTGAGCTATTTACACGGGAGTTGACAAGG TACATTGAAGAAACAGAAGAACTTGCAATGAATGCTTTGATGGATAATAGGCATATATTGGACATGGTTGCTAGGGAGCTCTTGGAAAAGTCAAGAATAACTGGATTG GAGGTTGAAGAGAAAATGAAGCCATTGTCTCCCGTAATGTTTGAGGACTTCGTCAAGCCATTCCAAATAAACATAGATGAG GAGGGGCCACTTCCTCATAAGGATCACGTGCGATATCAGCCACCGGACTTGTATCCTGCTCCTCTCCATAGATGCTGA
- the LOC140180940 gene encoding uncharacterized mitochondrial protein AtMg00810-like, whose protein sequence is MIQSEADHSVFFRHSSSMTSIYLVVYVDDIVITGDDHEGITQLKQHLFDHFQTKDMGKLKYFLGIEVAQSNAGICISQRKYALDILEETGMLDSRPVDTPMDPNTKLSPNQGEPLADPGRYRRLIGRLNYLTVTRPDISFATSILSQFLDSPCDSHWDAAVRVLRYIKGAPGKGLLYEDKGHNQIVGYTDADWAGSPSDRRSTSGYCVFIGGNLISWKSKKQNVVARSSAEAEYRAMALATCELIWLKQLVKELKFCEPSKMELVCDNQAALHIASNPVFHERTKHIEIDCHFIREKLQSGEIVTAFVNSNDQLADIFTKALRGPRIQYICNKLGAYDLYAPA, encoded by the coding sequence ATGATTCAAAGTGAAGCAGATCATTCAGTTTTCTTCCGTCATTCTTCCTCCATGACCTCCATATATCTGgttgtttatgtggatgatattgtcaTTACTGGAGATGATCATGAGGGAATCACTCAGTTAAAACAGCACTTGTTTGATCACTTTCAGACTAAGGATATGGGGAAGTTAAAATATTTCCTAGGAATTGAAGTGGCACAATCTAATGCGGGGATCTGTATCTCACAGAGAAAATATGCTCTAGATATTCTTGAAGAAACTGGAATGTTGGATTCTAGACCTGTAGATACACCAATGGATCCCAATACAAAACTTAGTCCAAATCAAGGAGAACCTCTTGCAGATCCTGGTAGATATCGCAGATTAATTGGCCGATTGAATTATTTGACAGTCACTCGGCCAGATATTTCATTTGCCACAAGTATCCTAAGTCAGTTTCTTGACTCTCCATGCGATAGTCATTGGGACGCAGCTGTTAGAGTCCTTAGATATATCAAAGGTGCTCCAGGAAAAGGTTTGTTGTATGAAGATAAAGGACATAACCAGATTGTTGGGTATACTGATGCAGATTGGGCAGGATCTCCATCTGATAGACGTTCTACATCTGGTTATTGTGTTTTTATTGGTGGAAACTTGATATCTTGGAAGAGTAAGAAGCAAAATGTTGTAGCAAGATCTAGTGCGGAAGCTGAATATAGAGCTATGGCACTTGCCACATGTGAACTTATATGGTTGAAGCAATTAGTTAAGGAACTTAAGTTTTGTGAGCCGAGTAAGATGGAACTGGTGTGCGATAATCAAGCTGCCTTACATATTGCTTCCAACCCTGTGTTTCATGAACGGACCAAGCACATAGAGATTGATTGCCATTTCATAAGGGAGAAGTTGCAAAGTGGGGAAATAGTAACAGCCTTTGTCAACTCCAACGATCAACTTGCAGATATTTTCACCAAAGCTCTCCGGGGTCCTCGGATACAATACATATGTAACAAGCTTGGTGCATATGATTTATATGCTCCAGCTTGA